In a single window of the Delftia tsuruhatensis genome:
- a CDS encoding IPTL-CTERM sorting domain-containing protein translates to MAFTRKGWLARALLSGGLLATAAAVAAPADTDILVNQDGLYDGQDASAGPAGGTFTYVAKVRHNNIGPDAVGVTLTEVLPVGAVFQGYSSSPGGITCTAPAAGTVLTAANNTLVCNIGSLAPADGFKSVAFQVILPVVGTNWRAVASARMASPDYDNDQNNTQLDRNFTTTEAADLAIAVAAPASVANGGAFQYTIDVQNKGPSEVPAGGRTVVRFPVPNGAVITGAPAGSGWSCTPATGYPLISGELSCTRGGPVAPGAVLPAITVPAIANMSGTIAGAASVKGYKDASTEMPDGQSGNNTAGAAVVSSGSEFVDVSLRKQVAPTVLDALQATDVIYTLQPRREGGSLVPRDLTITDTLPAGVTFTGFEGSTAPWNCGHNSGTITCTHAGEYPVAGYANMQAIRFRASVAAGGTPGAQLVNQGVIGVPPELNEPNKSNNSDSAAVSFSNDARLRLVKAGPSRPVLAGQEFSYTITVTNNGPMPVLPNQQITVSDNPADGRMAIVGMSGAGTGAGDWTCSTQSCTSMAGLAVGASRQITVRAKVTLASGYLDFTNNASAGVIGRDNASASTSATVTVSADKVDVGIVKSVVSPVPPASIKSGEEVTYQLVVKNHSATTTVTNVRVRDSLQSLVKQTDGVRIVGGNPVDEAGNPVPYKYPGGGYVSSRIVSGVNASCGTPSGNANSETRDLTCDITSMAPDAEVVIEVVIRPKRATTGSYANAASAQSLDIHDADPGNDSSTASITVQAIAEIAAQKQVSPKVAAAGEPMTYTVTVPNYGPSSAANVTMRDVLPADAIFIGTPTVSGGGTCTPAATDGISGGTLECAWANPLAAGSQYTVSYRMRSRGDLAADTEIANTVAVDTTTEELTKANNQAEAKARLKRAELDVNISMRHTSDGLVLGEDTEYTITVTNSGPSYATQVVVTDKFPASGSTATFSYQNGLTLAGIPGASASWCGVQPALNATSGPLQCTIPSLAPGQSLTIKFKMRAQDLPGRASGGTIYHEASVKPFETEWLSNGGDVIVNNTTTDRTSTSRLGNAVDLGIGKQGPAGPLDDGDTATYTLTVTNYGRDPQSPAGASVTDVLPAGLEFISASAGCSYAGATRTVTCGVPQLAKGGTAVFTLETRLEKPYKGARPLSNSASVSVPGDGNPDNDKSTTTTPLKPGPDNTARIPTLSQWGLVLMSSLLALMALGAVRRREHS, encoded by the coding sequence ATGGCTTTCACGAGAAAGGGCTGGCTGGCGCGTGCGCTGCTGTCCGGCGGCTTGCTGGCAACGGCGGCTGCCGTGGCGGCGCCGGCCGACACCGACATCCTGGTCAACCAGGATGGTCTCTACGACGGGCAGGACGCATCGGCAGGCCCTGCCGGCGGCACCTTCACCTATGTGGCCAAGGTCAGGCACAACAACATCGGTCCCGACGCCGTTGGCGTCACCCTGACCGAGGTGCTGCCCGTGGGCGCCGTGTTCCAGGGCTACAGCAGCAGCCCGGGCGGCATCACCTGTACGGCACCGGCTGCCGGCACGGTGCTCACCGCGGCCAACAACACGCTGGTCTGCAACATCGGCAGCCTGGCGCCTGCCGATGGCTTCAAGTCCGTGGCCTTCCAGGTCATCCTGCCGGTCGTGGGCACCAACTGGCGCGCCGTGGCCAGCGCGCGCATGGCCTCGCCCGACTACGACAACGACCAGAACAACACGCAGCTCGATCGCAACTTCACCACCACCGAGGCGGCCGACCTGGCCATTGCGGTGGCGGCTCCCGCCAGCGTGGCCAACGGCGGTGCCTTCCAGTACACCATCGACGTGCAGAACAAGGGCCCGTCCGAGGTGCCGGCCGGTGGCCGTACCGTGGTGCGCTTTCCCGTGCCCAACGGGGCCGTGATCACTGGCGCGCCTGCAGGCAGCGGCTGGAGCTGCACGCCCGCCACGGGCTATCCGCTGATCTCGGGCGAACTCAGCTGCACGCGCGGCGGACCCGTGGCGCCGGGCGCCGTGCTGCCGGCCATCACCGTGCCGGCCATCGCCAACATGAGCGGCACCATTGCCGGTGCGGCCAGCGTCAAGGGCTACAAGGACGCCAGCACCGAGATGCCTGACGGCCAGTCCGGCAATAACACCGCCGGCGCCGCCGTGGTGTCCAGCGGCAGCGAGTTCGTGGATGTGTCACTGCGCAAGCAGGTGGCGCCCACCGTGCTCGATGCGCTGCAGGCAACCGATGTGATCTACACGCTGCAGCCGCGCCGCGAAGGCGGCTCCCTCGTACCGCGCGATCTCACCATCACCGACACCCTGCCGGCCGGCGTGACCTTCACGGGCTTCGAGGGCAGCACGGCGCCCTGGAATTGCGGCCACAACAGCGGCACCATCACCTGCACCCACGCGGGCGAGTACCCGGTGGCCGGCTACGCCAACATGCAGGCCATCCGCTTCAGGGCCAGCGTGGCTGCGGGTGGAACGCCGGGTGCGCAACTGGTCAACCAGGGTGTGATCGGCGTGCCGCCCGAGCTCAACGAGCCCAACAAGAGCAACAACAGCGACAGTGCGGCGGTGAGCTTCAGCAACGACGCACGGCTGCGTCTGGTCAAGGCCGGCCCCAGCCGCCCGGTGCTGGCGGGCCAGGAGTTCAGCTACACGATCACGGTGACCAACAACGGCCCCATGCCCGTGCTGCCGAATCAGCAGATCACCGTTTCCGACAACCCTGCGGACGGTCGCATGGCCATCGTCGGCATGTCCGGCGCAGGCACCGGCGCGGGTGACTGGACCTGCTCCACCCAGAGCTGCACCTCGATGGCAGGCCTGGCCGTGGGCGCCAGCCGCCAGATCACGGTCAGGGCCAAGGTCACGCTGGCCTCGGGCTATCTGGACTTCACCAACAATGCCTCGGCGGGCGTGATCGGCCGGGACAATGCGTCGGCCAGCACCTCGGCCACGGTCACCGTGTCTGCCGACAAGGTGGATGTGGGCATCGTCAAGAGCGTGGTCAGCCCCGTGCCGCCGGCCTCCATCAAGAGCGGCGAAGAGGTCACCTACCAGCTGGTGGTGAAAAACCATTCGGCCACCACGACCGTGACCAATGTGCGCGTGCGCGATTCGCTGCAGTCCCTGGTCAAGCAGACCGACGGCGTGCGCATCGTGGGCGGCAACCCGGTGGACGAGGCCGGCAACCCCGTGCCCTACAAATACCCGGGCGGCGGCTATGTCTCCAGCCGCATCGTCTCCGGCGTCAATGCCAGCTGTGGCACTCCTTCGGGCAATGCCAACAGCGAGACGCGCGATCTGACCTGCGACATCACCTCCATGGCGCCGGACGCCGAAGTGGTGATCGAGGTCGTGATCCGCCCCAAGCGCGCCACCACCGGCAGCTATGCCAACGCGGCCTCGGCCCAGTCGCTGGACATCCATGACGCCGATCCCGGCAACGATTCCTCGACGGCCAGCATCACCGTGCAGGCCATCGCGGAAATCGCCGCGCAAAAGCAGGTCTCGCCCAAGGTGGCGGCTGCGGGCGAACCCATGACCTATACGGTCACGGTGCCCAACTACGGCCCCTCGTCGGCCGCCAATGTGACGATGAGGGATGTGCTGCCTGCGGATGCCATCTTCATCGGTACGCCCACGGTCTCCGGCGGCGGCACCTGCACGCCGGCCGCCACCGATGGCATCAGCGGCGGAACGCTGGAATGCGCCTGGGCCAATCCGCTGGCTGCAGGTTCGCAGTACACGGTGAGCTACAGGATGCGCTCGCGCGGCGACCTGGCCGCCGACACGGAGATCGCCAACACGGTCGCCGTGGACACCACCACCGAGGAACTGACCAAGGCCAACAACCAGGCCGAGGCCAAGGCCAGGCTCAAGCGTGCCGAGCTGGACGTGAACATCAGCATGCGCCACACGTCCGACGGCCTGGTGCTGGGCGAGGACACGGAATACACCATCACCGTGACCAATTCCGGCCCTTCCTACGCCACCCAGGTGGTCGTGACAGACAAGTTCCCCGCATCGGGCTCCACGGCCACCTTCAGCTACCAGAACGGCCTGACCCTGGCCGGCATTCCCGGAGCTTCCGCATCCTGGTGCGGCGTGCAGCCGGCGCTGAACGCGACCAGCGGTCCCCTGCAGTGCACCATCCCTTCGCTGGCACCGGGCCAGAGCCTGACCATCAAGTTCAAGATGCGGGCGCAGGATCTGCCAGGCAGGGCTTCGGGGGGCACCATCTACCACGAGGCTTCGGTCAAACCCTTCGAGACGGAATGGCTGAGCAATGGCGGTGACGTGATCGTCAACAACACGACCACGGACCGCACCTCCACCAGCCGCCTGGGCAATGCCGTGGATCTGGGCATCGGCAAGCAGGGGCCGGCCGGTCCGCTGGACGATGGCGATACCGCCACCTACACCCTCACCGTGACCAACTATGGCCGCGATCCCCAGTCGCCCGCGGGCGCCTCGGTGACCGATGTGCTGCCGGCGGGCCTGGAGTTCATCTCGGCATCGGCGGGCTGCAGCTACGCCGGCGCCACGCGCACCGTGACCTGCGGCGTGCCGCAGCTGGCCAAGGGCGGCACGGCGGTCTTCACGCTGGAGACCCGGCTGGAAAAGCCCTACAAGGGCGCCCGCCCGCTGAGCAACTCGGCCTCGGTCTCGGTGCCCGGCGACGGCAACCCGGACAACGACAAGAGCACGACCACCACGCCGCTCAAGCCGGGTCCGGACAACACGGCCCGCATCCCCACGCTGTCGCAATGGGGCCTGGTGCTGATGTCGTCCCTGCTGGCGCTGATGGCGCTGGGCGCGGTGCGCCGGCGCGAGCATTCGTGA
- a CDS encoding urease accessory protein UreF — protein sequence MADLSIQGLCALLHLASPQLPVGGFSYSQGLEAAIEHGLVTDAGTARTWIADALVHGFARCEAPLWLLLRRAWSAGDEGAVHEWNQWFIASRDSREARAETLQMGWSLHSLLRAVPWGGEAFAPRIAQLGALVEGPGLAYPTAFACACAAVDADEDHALLAYGFAWLENQVAAAIKAVPLGQVAGQSLLLALHPLLGQAVGEARRRASEMPPRLDTMLPQWSVLQARHEHQYSRLFRS from the coding sequence ATGGCTGACCTGTCGATACAGGGCCTGTGCGCCCTGCTGCACCTGGCCTCGCCCCAGTTGCCCGTGGGCGGCTTCAGCTATTCGCAGGGGCTGGAAGCCGCCATCGAGCACGGTCTGGTCACGGATGCCGGCACGGCGCGCACCTGGATTGCCGATGCGCTGGTCCACGGCTTTGCACGCTGCGAGGCGCCGCTGTGGCTGCTGCTGCGCAGGGCCTGGAGCGCAGGCGACGAGGGTGCGGTGCACGAATGGAACCAGTGGTTCATTGCCAGCCGCGACAGCCGCGAGGCCCGTGCCGAGACGCTGCAGATGGGCTGGTCGCTGCACAGCCTGCTGCGCGCTGTGCCCTGGGGGGGCGAGGCCTTTGCGCCCCGCATCGCACAACTGGGCGCCCTGGTGGAGGGACCCGGCCTTGCCTATCCCACGGCCTTTGCCTGCGCCTGCGCCGCCGTGGATGCGGACGAGGACCACGCCCTGCTGGCCTATGGCTTTGCCTGGCTGGAGAACCAGGTGGCCGCCGCCATCAAGGCCGTGCCGCTGGGCCAGGTGGCGGGCCAGAGCCTGCTGCTGGCCCTGCATCCGCTGCTGGGGCAGGCCGTGGGCGAGGCCCGCCGCCGCGCCAGCGAGATGCCGCCCCGGCTGGACACCATGCTGCCCCAATGGAGCGTGCTGCAGGCACGGCACGAACACCAGTACTCCCGGCTCTTCCGCTCCTGA
- a CDS encoding exosortase H-associated membrane protein, with protein MIGRNPISRFAALAMGGIVVLTLAWTLAAGWLAVPVSGMSKWVLESAASGWVQRVELEAPRNLVVNSSVQVSNEQTGWRRAEAIVEVDPARYGYGLPVLVALLLAAWGPGRWWRIALGYVALLPLQTFSVVSQVLMQLCLVAGLDLNVLGIQPWQLEAIVYAYQMGGLMVPTLCPVLLWLALDMGFVRRVLLPAWNRSRAPAVAPQPMVAPKPSAWRQTDGAATSTGHPLVSSSSAATLPKAKATSHTPQR; from the coding sequence ATGATCGGACGCAATCCCATCTCGCGTTTCGCCGCCCTGGCCATGGGCGGCATCGTGGTGCTGACCCTGGCCTGGACGCTGGCGGCCGGCTGGCTGGCCGTGCCGGTCTCGGGCATGAGCAAGTGGGTCCTGGAGAGCGCCGCCAGCGGCTGGGTGCAGCGTGTGGAGCTGGAGGCGCCGCGCAACCTGGTCGTCAATTCCTCGGTCCAGGTGTCCAACGAGCAGACCGGCTGGCGCCGCGCCGAGGCCATCGTCGAGGTCGACCCCGCCCGCTACGGCTACGGTCTGCCGGTGCTGGTGGCGCTGCTGCTGGCGGCCTGGGGGCCGGGTCGGTGGTGGCGCATCGCGCTGGGCTATGTGGCGCTGCTGCCGCTGCAGACCTTCAGCGTGGTCTCGCAGGTGCTGATGCAGCTGTGCCTGGTGGCCGGCCTGGACCTCAATGTGCTGGGCATACAGCCGTGGCAGCTGGAAGCCATCGTCTATGCCTACCAGATGGGCGGGCTGATGGTGCCCACGCTGTGCCCGGTGCTGCTGTGGCTGGCGCTGGACATGGGTTTCGTGCGCCGTGTGCTGCTGCCGGCCTGGAACCGCAGCCGGGCGCCTGCCGTCGCACCGCAGCCCATGGTGGCGCCCAAGCCATCGGCATGGCGCCAGACCGATGGTGCCGCCACCTCCACCGGCCATCCGCTGGTGTCCTCCAGCAGCGCGGCCACCCTGCCCAAGGCCAAGGCGACCAGCCATACGCCACAGCGCTGA
- the ureG gene encoding urease accessory protein UreG has translation MNTRTKKLPPLRVGIGGPVGSGKTTLLEMLCKAMRAHYDLVVITNDIYTKEDQRLLTVAEALPPERIMGVETGGCPHTAIREDASINLEAVDRMLRQFPEADIVFIESGGDNLAATFSPELSDLTLYVIDVAGGEKIPRKGGPGITKSDLLVVNKTDLAPYVGANLDIMEADTRRMRAHKPYVMGSVKSGLGLREVIDFITERGLLPPMPAQG, from the coding sequence ATGAACACCCGCACCAAGAAACTCCCCCCGCTGCGCGTCGGCATCGGCGGCCCTGTCGGCTCCGGCAAGACCACGCTGCTGGAGATGTTGTGCAAGGCCATGCGCGCGCACTACGACCTGGTGGTCATCACCAACGACATCTACACCAAGGAAGACCAGCGCCTGCTGACGGTGGCCGAGGCCCTGCCGCCCGAGCGCATCATGGGCGTGGAGACCGGGGGCTGCCCGCACACGGCCATACGCGAAGATGCTTCCATCAACCTCGAGGCCGTGGACCGCATGCTGCGCCAGTTCCCCGAGGCCGACATCGTCTTCATCGAAAGCGGCGGGGACAACCTGGCCGCCACCTTCAGCCCCGAGCTGTCGGACCTGACCCTCTACGTGATCGACGTGGCCGGTGGCGAGAAGATTCCGCGCAAGGGCGGACCCGGCATCACCAAGAGCGATCTGCTCGTGGTCAACAAGACCGACCTGGCGCCCTACGTGGGCGCCAACCTGGACATCATGGAAGCCGACACCCGGCGCATGCGCGCCCACAAGCCCTATGTGATGGGCAGCGTGAAAAGCGGCCTGGGCCTGCGCGAGGTGATCGACTTCATCACCGAACGCGGCCTGCTGCCGCCCATGCCCGCGCAGGGCTGA
- the htpG gene encoding molecular chaperone HtpG, which produces MSKQTHSFQAEVAQLLHLVTHSLYSNPEIFLRELVSNASDACDKLRFEALNNAALYEDQPNLEVRVSFDASAKTLTIADTGIGMSAQEAIDNLGTIAKSGTKAFMDKLSGDQKADSQLIGQFGVGFYSGYIVADRITVETRRAGLPASEGVRWTSGGTGEFEVEQIERAQRGTSITLHLRPEAEEFLNGWKIKQVIAKYSDHISLPILMEKEEWKDGENDQPGAMVKTGAWETINKASALWTRPKKDITAEQYQDFYKAISHDFEAPLTWSHNRVEGNTEYTQLLYIPAKAPFDLYNRDKKAGVKLYVKRVFIMDDAEALMPGYLRFVKGVIDSADLPLNVSRELLQESRDVRLIRDGSTKRVLSMLEDLAKHDRHEASTDAEGVTDVVSEEDKAKEGKYSQFYAEFGAVLKEGLGEDFANKERIARLLRFASTTSEQASVSLADYKARMKEGQDAIYYITADTLTAARNSPQLEVFRKKGIEVLLMADRVDEWAMGYLTEFDGTPLQSVAKGAVDLGKLQDEEEKKAAEEAAEAFKPLLAKLKEALKDKAEDVRVTTRLVDSPACLVVQDGGMSLQLARLLKQAGQQAPDARPVLEVNPEHPLVKKLDGSVHFHDLANILFDQAVLAEGGMPEDPAAYVKRVNALLA; this is translated from the coding sequence ATGAGCAAGCAAACCCATTCCTTCCAGGCCGAAGTCGCACAACTGCTGCACCTGGTCACGCATTCGCTGTATTCCAACCCCGAGATCTTCCTGCGCGAACTGGTCTCCAACGCCTCGGATGCCTGCGACAAGCTGCGCTTCGAGGCCCTGAACAATGCCGCGCTCTATGAGGACCAGCCCAACCTGGAGGTGCGCGTGTCCTTCGATGCCTCCGCCAAGACGCTGACCATCGCCGACACCGGCATCGGCATGAGTGCGCAGGAAGCCATCGACAACCTGGGCACCATCGCCAAGAGCGGCACCAAGGCCTTCATGGACAAGCTGTCGGGCGACCAGAAGGCCGACTCGCAGCTGATCGGCCAGTTCGGCGTGGGCTTCTACTCGGGCTACATCGTGGCCGACAGGATCACCGTCGAGACGCGCCGCGCGGGCCTGCCCGCCTCCGAGGGCGTGCGCTGGACCAGCGGCGGCACGGGCGAGTTCGAGGTCGAGCAGATCGAGCGGGCCCAGCGCGGCACCAGCATCACGCTGCACCTGCGTCCCGAGGCCGAGGAGTTCCTCAACGGCTGGAAGATCAAGCAGGTCATCGCCAAGTATTCCGACCACATCAGCCTGCCCATCCTCATGGAAAAGGAGGAATGGAAAGATGGCGAGAACGACCAGCCTGGCGCCATGGTCAAGACCGGCGCATGGGAGACCATCAACAAGGCCAGCGCGCTGTGGACGCGTCCCAAGAAGGACATCACGGCCGAGCAGTACCAGGACTTCTACAAGGCCATCAGCCACGATTTCGAGGCTCCCCTGACCTGGAGCCACAACCGTGTCGAGGGCAATACCGAGTACACGCAGCTGCTGTACATCCCTGCCAAGGCCCCGTTCGACCTGTACAACCGCGACAAGAAGGCGGGCGTCAAGCTCTACGTCAAGCGCGTCTTCATCATGGACGATGCCGAGGCGCTGATGCCCGGCTACCTGCGCTTCGTCAAGGGCGTGATCGACTCGGCCGACCTGCCGCTGAACGTCAGCCGCGAGCTGCTGCAGGAAAGCCGCGATGTGCGCCTGATCCGCGATGGCTCGACCAAGCGTGTGCTGTCCATGCTCGAGGACCTGGCCAAGCACGACCGGCACGAGGCCTCCACCGACGCCGAAGGCGTGACCGATGTGGTCAGCGAGGAGGACAAGGCCAAGGAAGGCAAGTACAGCCAGTTCTACGCCGAGTTCGGCGCCGTGCTCAAGGAAGGCCTGGGCGAGGATTTCGCCAACAAGGAGCGCATCGCCAGGCTGCTGCGCTTTGCCTCGACAACCAGCGAGCAGGCCTCGGTCTCGCTGGCCGACTACAAGGCCCGCATGAAGGAAGGCCAGGACGCCATCTACTACATCACGGCCGACACGCTGACCGCTGCCCGCAACAGCCCGCAGCTGGAAGTCTTCCGCAAGAAGGGCATCGAGGTGCTGCTCATGGCCGACCGCGTGGACGAATGGGCCATGGGTTACCTGACCGAATTCGACGGCACGCCGCTGCAGTCCGTGGCCAAGGGCGCCGTGGACCTGGGCAAGCTGCAGGACGAGGAGGAGAAGAAGGCCGCCGAGGAAGCCGCCGAGGCCTTCAAGCCGCTGCTGGCCAAGCTCAAGGAGGCCCTCAAGGACAAGGCCGAGGACGTGCGCGTGACCACGCGCCTGGTGGACTCTCCCGCCTGCCTGGTGGTACAGGACGGCGGCATGAGCCTGCAACTGGCACGCCTGCTCAAGCAGGCCGGCCAGCAGGCGCCCGACGCGCGGCCCGTGCTCGAGGTCAATCCCGAGCATCCGCTGGTCAAGAAGCTGGACGGTTCGGTGCATTTCCATGACCTGGCCAACATCCTGTTCGACCAGGCCGTGCTGGCCGAGGGCGGCATGCCCGAGGACCCGGCCGCCTACGTCAAGCGTGTGAACGCGCTGCTGGCGTGA
- the xrtH gene encoding exosortase H — MLRFFLIFLAIQLTMFGLNLLSWVQQHIVLPWTSFLAHVCASLVTWFDSTASAAGKVLWNTATGFGVSIEAGCNGLEAYIVLFAAVMAFPSSWRQKLVGLVAGFVAVQAINVLRVISLFYLGQWSTTAFNFAHEYLWQALIMLDVLVFWLLWVRWSGRRSPSQDGGAEPPLPPAAVAA; from the coding sequence ATGCTGCGCTTCTTTCTGATCTTTCTCGCCATCCAGCTGACGATGTTCGGGCTGAACCTGCTGAGCTGGGTGCAGCAGCACATCGTGCTGCCCTGGACGTCCTTCCTGGCCCATGTCTGTGCCTCGCTGGTGACCTGGTTCGACAGCACTGCATCGGCCGCGGGCAAGGTGCTGTGGAACACGGCCACGGGCTTTGGCGTGTCCATCGAGGCCGGCTGCAACGGGCTGGAGGCCTACATCGTGCTGTTCGCCGCGGTGATGGCCTTCCCCTCGTCGTGGCGCCAGAAGCTGGTCGGGCTGGTGGCCGGCTTCGTGGCCGTGCAGGCCATCAACGTGCTGCGCGTCATCAGCCTGTTCTATCTGGGCCAGTGGAGCACCACGGCCTTCAATTTCGCGCATGAATACCTGTGGCAGGCGCTGATCATGCTCGACGTGCTGGTGTTCTGGCTGCTGTGGGTGCGCTGGAGCGGCCGCAGGAGTCCGTCGCAGGACGGCGGCGCCGAGCCCCCGCTGCCCCCTGCCGCCGTGGCGGCCTGA
- the aqpZ gene encoding aquaporin Z gives MHTSVQKWSAEFLGTLWLTLGGCGAAVLAAAFPQVGIGLVGVSLAFGLTVVTGAYALGPISGGHFNPAVSVGLAMGGRFAWSEVPGYVVAQVLGAITGAAILYVIATGKAGADIGGFATNGFGTHSPGGYGLTAALVTEVVMTAIFLIVILGATAKRAAAGFGGLAIGLCLTLIHLISIPVTNTSVNPARSTGPALFGPEIAISQLWLFWVAPIAGALIGAVIYKALLAGPADE, from the coding sequence ATGCACACCTCTGTTCAAAAATGGTCCGCCGAATTCCTCGGGACCCTGTGGCTGACCCTGGGCGGCTGCGGCGCGGCCGTGCTGGCCGCCGCCTTCCCGCAGGTGGGCATCGGCCTGGTCGGCGTCTCGCTGGCCTTCGGCCTGACCGTGGTCACGGGCGCCTACGCCCTGGGGCCCATCTCGGGCGGGCACTTCAACCCGGCCGTCTCCGTGGGCCTGGCCATGGGCGGGCGCTTCGCCTGGAGCGAGGTGCCCGGCTACGTCGTGGCCCAGGTGCTGGGCGCCATCACGGGCGCGGCCATCCTCTATGTGATCGCCACGGGCAAGGCCGGCGCCGACATCGGCGGCTTCGCCACCAACGGCTTCGGCACGCATTCGCCGGGCGGCTACGGCCTGACGGCGGCCCTGGTCACCGAGGTGGTGATGACCGCCATCTTCCTCATCGTCATCCTGGGCGCCACGGCCAAACGGGCCGCCGCCGGCTTCGGCGGCCTGGCCATCGGCCTGTGCCTGACGCTGATCCACCTGATCTCGATCCCCGTGACCAATACCTCGGTCAACCCGGCACGCAGCACGGGCCCGGCCCTGTTCGGCCCGGAGATCGCGATTTCGCAGCTGTGGCTGTTCTGGGTGGCCCCGATTGCAGGCGCCCTGATCGGTGCCGTGATCTACAAGGCCCTGCTGGCAGGCCCGGCCGACGAGTAA